One window from the genome of Manis pentadactyla isolate mManPen7 chromosome 15, mManPen7.hap1, whole genome shotgun sequence encodes:
- the TYROBP gene encoding TYRO protein tyrosine kinase-binding protein isoform X1, giving the protein MGERGPPSRLLLLPFLLTVDGLKLVQAQSECNCSVVSPGVLAGIVLGDLMLTLLIALAVYSLGRLFPRGQGAVEAVTRKQHITETESPYQELQGQRSDVYSDLNTQRQYYK; this is encoded by the exons ATGGGGGAACGTGGACCCCCTAgcaggctcctgctcctgcctttCCTTCTGACTGTGGATG gTCTCAAACTTGTCCAGGCCCAGAGCG AATGCAACTGCTCTGTGGTGAGCCCTGGTGTGCTGGCAGGGATTGTGCTGGGAGACCTGATGCTGACCCTTCTCATCGCCCTGGCAGTGTACTCCCTGGGCCGGCTGTTCCCTCGGGGGCAAGGGGCTGTGGAGG CAGTGACCCGGAAACAGCACATAACTGAGACAGAGTCGCCTTATCAG GAACTCCAAGGTCAGAGGTCAGATGTCTACAGCGACCTCAACACACAGAGGCAGTATTACAAATGA
- the TYROBP gene encoding TYRO protein tyrosine kinase-binding protein isoform X2 → MGERGPPSRLLLLPFLLTVDGLKLVQAQSECNCSVVSPGVLAGIVLGDLMLTLLIALAVYSLGRLFPRGQGAVEVTRKQHITETESPYQELQGQRSDVYSDLNTQRQYYK, encoded by the exons ATGGGGGAACGTGGACCCCCTAgcaggctcctgctcctgcctttCCTTCTGACTGTGGATG gTCTCAAACTTGTCCAGGCCCAGAGCG AATGCAACTGCTCTGTGGTGAGCCCTGGTGTGCTGGCAGGGATTGTGCTGGGAGACCTGATGCTGACCCTTCTCATCGCCCTGGCAGTGTACTCCCTGGGCCGGCTGTTCCCTCGGGGGCAAGGGGCTGTGGAGG TGACCCGGAAACAGCACATAACTGAGACAGAGTCGCCTTATCAG GAACTCCAAGGTCAGAGGTCAGATGTCTACAGCGACCTCAACACACAGAGGCAGTATTACAAATGA